The following coding sequences lie in one Phalacrocorax aristotelis chromosome 2, bGulAri2.1, whole genome shotgun sequence genomic window:
- the CCN4 gene encoding CCN family member 4, translated as MRWLLPWILATSSILQAVAQTSATMTLTVPVTTEAYTRTQYCKWPCECPKSPPRCSVGVSLVTDGCDCCKTCAKQRGENCTEADTCDFHRGLYCDYSGDRPRYEIGVCAQIVGVGCVLNGVRYNNGDSFQPNCKYNCTCINGAVGCIPMCTNSRPPLVWCPNPKLIKMAGKCCEQWICDDSKKIRKTSPRHISSAAYEGEEEAWQKNCIVHTSSWSPCSKTCGLGISTRISNDNDQCRLLKESRLCNMRPCEVDITKHIKPGKKCLAVYRANEPTNYTISGCVSKSPYRPKYCGVCTDNRCCTPYKSKTIEVRFECPDGTEFSWKVMWINACFCNLNCKNPNDIFADLAHYHDYSEIAN; from the exons GCCGTTGCCCAGACCTCCGCTACCATGACCCTCACCGTCCCTGTCACGACAGAAGCCTACACACGGACTCAGTACTGTAAGTGGCCATGCGAGTGTCCGAAGTCCCCACCTCGGTGCTCGGTAGGCGTCAGCCTGGTCACAGACGGCTGCGACTGTTGCAAGACGTGTGCCAAGCAGCGTGGAGAAAATTGCACTGAGGCCGACACCTGTGATTTCCACAGGGGCTTGTACTGTGACTACAGTGGAGACAGACCTAGGTACGAAATAGGAGTATGTGCAC aGATTGTCGGTGTAGGATGTGTCCTCAATGGAGTCAGATATAACAATGGGGACTCATTTCAGCCCAACTGCAAATACAACTGCACGTGCATTAATGGGGCTGTGGGCTGTATTCCCATGTGCACAAACTCACGCCCTCCCCTTGTCTGGTGCCCAAACCCAAAGCTCATTAAAATGGCAGGGAAATGCTGCGAGCAGTGGATTTGCGATGACTCCAAGAAAATCAGGAAGACGTCTCCACGCCACATCTCCTCTGCAG CGTacgagggagaggaggaagcctGGCAGAAGAACTGCATTGTTCACACCTCATCCTGGAGTCCCTGCTCAAAGACCTGTGGGCTGGGCATCTCCACCAGGATTTCCAACGACAATGACCAGTGTCGGCTCCTGAAGGAAAGCCGCCTGTGCAACATGCGGCCCTGCGAGGTGGATATAACCAAGCACATTAAG CCTGGAAAGAAGTGCTTGGCTGTCTACAGGGCCAACGAACCAACGAACTACACCATCTCAGGATGTGTGAGCAAAAGTCCATACAGACCCAAATATTGTGGTGTCTGCACAGACAACAGGTGCTGCACACCCTACAAGTCCAAGACTATTGAAGTGAGGTTTGAGTGCCCCGATGGAACTGAGTTTTCCTGGAAAGTCATGTGGATCAATGCTTGTTTTTGCAACCTGAACTGCAAGAACCCCAATGACATCTTTGCTGACTTGGCTCATTACCATGATTACTCTGAGATCGCTAATTAA